A DNA window from Cydia pomonella isolate Wapato2018A chromosome 18, ilCydPomo1, whole genome shotgun sequence contains the following coding sequences:
- the LOC133527799 gene encoding store-operated calcium entry regulator STIMATE-like isoform X2, with the protein MNNSTYFSEFHCSKDALTDTYGWFMQFLLAVLAFTCLIGKRFCEPRYARRPWLIWFYDTSKQGLGALIIHAANIWISPHFEGNTCTWYIVNFMVDSTLGLLIIWAGIRLAQYCARHYDIPLINFGEYGKPPMCSAWLCQCVLYAALATFAKSALALILRLPRVARALATLPLSPVSDPKLELAVVMLIIPFFVNILIFWVTDNFLMYHPRGVSSKLKSKVRYQSIKKEKSASEEEDHSADERLLGANV; encoded by the exons ATGAATAATAGTACATATTTTAGCGAGTTCCACTGCTCGAAAGATGCACTTACGGACACTTATGGATGGTTTATGCAATTTCTCTTGGCGGTTTTGGCGTTTACATGCCTAATAG GTAAAAGATTTTGTGAGCCCCGCTATGCCAGGAGACCTTGGCTCATTTGGTTCTATGACACATCAAAACAAGGCCTGGGTGCTCTAATCATACATGCAGCTAACATTTGGATCTCTCCACATTTTGAAGGAAACACTTGTACTTG GTACATAGTGAACTTCATGGTGGACTCTACATTGGGGTTACTCATCATTTGGGCAGGTATAAGGCTTGCTCAGTACTGTGCTAGACACTATGACATCCCACTTATTAATTTTGGGGAATATG GCAAGCCCCCAATGTGTTCAGCGTGGCTCTGCCAATGCGTGCTTTACGCAGCGCTAGCAACATTCGCCAAGTCAGCGCTAGCGTTAATACTGCGGTTGCCGCGCGTGGCGCGTGCGCTGGCTACCTTACCGCTGTCGCCGGTGTCCGACCCCAAGTTAGAGCTGGCCGTCGTCATGCTCATCATCCCCTTCTTTGTCAAT ATTTTAATTTTCTGGGTGACAGACAACTTCCTAATGTATCATCCGAGAGGAGTGAGCTCGAAGTTAAAATCGAAG GTGAGATACCAGTCAATAAAGAAGGAGAAGTCAGCTTCCGAGGAGGAGGACCACTCGGCCGACGAGCGACTGCTGGGCGCCAACGTATGA
- the LOC133527799 gene encoding store-operated calcium entry regulator STIMATE-like isoform X1, which translates to MNNSTYFSEFHCSKDALTDTYGWFMQFLLAVLAFTCLIGKRFCEPRYARRPWLIWFYDTSKQGLGALIIHAANIWISPHFEGNTCTWYIVNFMVDSTLGLLIIWAGIRLAQYCARHYDIPLINFGEYGKPPMCSAWLCQCVLYAALATFAKSALALILRLPRVARALATLPLSPVSDPKLELAVVMLIIPFFVNILIFWVTDNFLMYHPRGVSSKLKSKHLRTDEPLQVRYQSIKKEKSASEEEDHSADERLLGANV; encoded by the exons ATGAATAATAGTACATATTTTAGCGAGTTCCACTGCTCGAAAGATGCACTTACGGACACTTATGGATGGTTTATGCAATTTCTCTTGGCGGTTTTGGCGTTTACATGCCTAATAG GTAAAAGATTTTGTGAGCCCCGCTATGCCAGGAGACCTTGGCTCATTTGGTTCTATGACACATCAAAACAAGGCCTGGGTGCTCTAATCATACATGCAGCTAACATTTGGATCTCTCCACATTTTGAAGGAAACACTTGTACTTG GTACATAGTGAACTTCATGGTGGACTCTACATTGGGGTTACTCATCATTTGGGCAGGTATAAGGCTTGCTCAGTACTGTGCTAGACACTATGACATCCCACTTATTAATTTTGGGGAATATG GCAAGCCCCCAATGTGTTCAGCGTGGCTCTGCCAATGCGTGCTTTACGCAGCGCTAGCAACATTCGCCAAGTCAGCGCTAGCGTTAATACTGCGGTTGCCGCGCGTGGCGCGTGCGCTGGCTACCTTACCGCTGTCGCCGGTGTCCGACCCCAAGTTAGAGCTGGCCGTCGTCATGCTCATCATCCCCTTCTTTGTCAAT ATTTTAATTTTCTGGGTGACAGACAACTTCCTAATGTATCATCCGAGAGGAGTGAGCTCGAAGTTAAAATCGAAG CACTTACGAACGGATGAACCTCTCCAGGTGAGATACCAGTCAATAAAGAAGGAGAAGTCAGCTTCCGAGGAGGAGGACCACTCGGCCGACGAGCGACTGCTGGGCGCCAACGTATGA